In the Gossypium arboreum isolate Shixiya-1 chromosome 10, ASM2569848v2, whole genome shotgun sequence genome, one interval contains:
- the LOC108489718 gene encoding uncharacterized protein LOC108489718 isoform X3 — protein sequence MVSFGTAFISSGSLSAGMNTSSSTRFCPYCLLVFLSSHKQFSRHWFRLSVIGQCWRCLVMLFAMWRLFSRPFTFTVIILKDPNAALQASVLFCFNPASIFYSSIYSESLYALFSVGGCYYLLSRANNIAVLWLALSGFARSNGVLNAGYFGFQAMHQAYDAFYLKKRAFLALWILISGALRCICIFVPFISFQAYGYYNMCLGRSSDEMRPWCKARIPLLYNYIQSHYWGVGFLRYFRFKQLPNFLLASPILSLVVCSIFYYVKSRPEIVRSLGFQASVEEKSSMAVIFSSQKPQRSNDTQFSEKYSSRKQENHNLKSRKKISQGEDLAEGRTVHGSLEKLGYTSAFVLPFILQVGFMAATAFFVMHVQVATRFLSASPSLYWFASLIMTSHKKWGYMIWVYCFAYILLGSLLFSNFYPFT from the exons ATGGTGTCGTTTGGGACAGCGTTTATTTCGTCCGGATCGCTCAGTGCGGGTATGAATACGAGCAGTTCTACGCGTTTCTGCCCTTATTGCCTGCTTGTATTTTTGTCTTCTCACAAACAG TTTTCGCGCCATTGGTTCCGATTATCGGTTATAGGGCAGTGTTGGCGCTGTCTGGTTATGTTGTTTGCAATGTGGCGTTTATTTTCACGGCCATTTACCTTTACAG TAATTATTTTGAAGGACCCCAATGCTGCATTGCAGGCTTCCGTTTTGTTTTGCTTTAATCCGGCGTCCATATTCTACTCATCAAT ATATTCTGAGAGcttgtatgccttgttttcagtTGGTGGATGCTACTATTTACTATCTCGTGCAAATAATATTGCGGTGCTTTGGCTTGCTCTTTCTGGTTTTGCAAGATCTAATGGAGTGCTCAATGCTGGTTATTTTGGGTTTCAGGCAATGCATCAGGCTTATGATGCTTTTTATCTGAAAAAGCGTGCTTTT TTGGCATTGTGGATTCTTATAAGTGGAGCACTGCGTTGTATCTGCATTTTTGTTCCCTTTATTTCTTTTCAAGCATATGGCTACTACAATATGTGTCTAGGACGTTCTTCCGATGAAATGAGGCCTTGGTGTAAAGCAAGAATACCTTTGCTATACAATTACATTCAAAGTCATTATTG GGGAGTGGGATTCTTGAGATACTTCAGATTTAAACAACTGCCAAACTTTCTATTGGCATCTCCAATACTGTCTTTGGTAGTTTGTTCAATCTTCTATTATGTGAAGTCAAGACCTGAAATAGTTCGATCATTGGGTTTTCAAGCTTCAGTTGAGGAGAAAAGTTCCATGGCAGTAATTTTTTCTTCTCAGAAACCACAAAGATCAAACGACACCCAATTTTCAGAGAAATATTCTTCTAGGAAGCAAG AAAATCATAATCTTAAATCGAGGAAGAAAATAAGCCAAGGAGAGGATCTTGCCGAGGGCAGAACGGTTCATGGATCATTAGAGAAGCTAGGATATACATCTGCTTTCGTTCTCCCATTTATCCTACAGGTTGGCTTCATGGCAGCTACAGCATTTTTTGTGATGCATGTCCAG GTGGCAACACGTTTCTTGTCAGCCAGTCCGTCTCTATATTGGTTTGCTTCGTTGATAATGACATCTCATAAGAAATGGGGATATATGATATGGGTATATTGTTTTGCTTATATCCTTCTCGGCAGCTTGCTCTTTTCGAATTTCTACCCTTTCACTTAA
- the LOC108489718 gene encoding uncharacterized protein LOC108489718 isoform X2 produces MPTGYSKSPLELLNSSHQSKVLKAAIFSRFVLLILSILWRTLLAPYDTSAPLNPNCLRNPSPPLPPPLLPSLGSAIENGVVWDSVYFVRIAQCGYEYEQFYAFLPLLPACIFVFSQTVFAPLVPIIGYRAVLALSGYVVCNVAFIFTAIYLYRLSVIILKDPNAALQASVLFCFNPASIFYSSIYSESLYALFSVGGCYYLLSRANNIAVLWLALSGFARSNGVLNAGYFGFQAMHQAYDAFYLKKRAFLALWILISGALRCICIFVPFISFQAYGYYNMCLGRSSDEMRPWCKARIPLLYNYIQSHYWGVGFLRYFRFKQLPNFLLASPILSLVVCSIFYYVKSRPEIVRSLGFQASVEEKSSMAVIFSSQKPQRSNDTQFSEKYSSRKQENHNLKSRKKISQGEDLAEGRTVHGSLEKLGYTSAFVLPFILQVGFMAATAFFVMHVQVIDRWQHVSCQPVRLYIGLLR; encoded by the exons ATGCCAACAGGATATTCAAAATCGCCATTGGAGCTTCTCAACAGTTCCCACCAATCCAAAGTGCTGAAAGCCGCCATTTTCTCTAGATTTGTTCTTTTAATCCTTTCTATCTTATGGCGCACCCTTCTCGCCCCTTACGACACCTCCGCGCCTCTCAACCCAAATTGCCTCCGTAATCCTTCTCCCCCTCTTCCTCCACCTCTTCTCCCTTCTCTCGGTTCTGCCATCGAGAATGGTGTCGTTTGGGACAGCGTTTATTTCGTCCGGATCGCTCAGTGCGGGTATGAATACGAGCAGTTCTACGCGTTTCTGCCCTTATTGCCTGCTTGTATTTTTGTCTTCTCACAAACAG TTTTCGCGCCATTGGTTCCGATTATCGGTTATAGGGCAGTGTTGGCGCTGTCTGGTTATGTTGTTTGCAATGTGGCGTTTATTTTCACGGCCATTTACCTTTACAG GCTTTCAGTAATTATTTTGAAGGACCCCAATGCTGCATTGCAGGCTTCCGTTTTGTTTTGCTTTAATCCGGCGTCCATATTCTACTCATCAAT ATATTCTGAGAGcttgtatgccttgttttcagtTGGTGGATGCTACTATTTACTATCTCGTGCAAATAATATTGCGGTGCTTTGGCTTGCTCTTTCTGGTTTTGCAAGATCTAATGGAGTGCTCAATGCTGGTTATTTTGGGTTTCAGGCAATGCATCAGGCTTATGATGCTTTTTATCTGAAAAAGCGTGCTTTT TTGGCATTGTGGATTCTTATAAGTGGAGCACTGCGTTGTATCTGCATTTTTGTTCCCTTTATTTCTTTTCAAGCATATGGCTACTACAATATGTGTCTAGGACGTTCTTCCGATGAAATGAGGCCTTGGTGTAAAGCAAGAATACCTTTGCTATACAATTACATTCAAAGTCATTATTG GGGAGTGGGATTCTTGAGATACTTCAGATTTAAACAACTGCCAAACTTTCTATTGGCATCTCCAATACTGTCTTTGGTAGTTTGTTCAATCTTCTATTATGTGAAGTCAAGACCTGAAATAGTTCGATCATTGGGTTTTCAAGCTTCAGTTGAGGAGAAAAGTTCCATGGCAGTAATTTTTTCTTCTCAGAAACCACAAAGATCAAACGACACCCAATTTTCAGAGAAATATTCTTCTAGGAAGCAAG AAAATCATAATCTTAAATCGAGGAAGAAAATAAGCCAAGGAGAGGATCTTGCCGAGGGCAGAACGGTTCATGGATCATTAGAGAAGCTAGGATATACATCTGCTTTCGTTCTCCCATTTATCCTACAGGTTGGCTTCATGGCAGCTACAGCATTTTTTGTGATGCATGTCCAG GTGATTGACAGGTGGCAACACGTTTCTTGTCAGCCAGTCCGTCTCTATATTGGTTTGCTTCGTTGA
- the LOC108486975 gene encoding uncharacterized protein LOC108486975 isoform X2 translates to MARSLCQTVIKLRPFTKPCTSSSRLVSLRTQSSQPNHFDQSDASSESSSDPLLRKLEDAIHRIIVRRSAPDWLPFLPGSSYWVPPPTSQSYGLAQIVEKLANPLTPEESLSTTTVRGWPSSEYFIKGGSPHPVEVEMKSNASSKSEEEG, encoded by the exons ATGGCTCGTTCACTTTGCCAAACCGTAATCAAGCTACGACCCTTCACCAAACCTTGCACATCTTCCTCTCGTCTCGTTTCGTTGCGAACCCAATCGAGCCAACCCAATCATTTCGATCAGTCCGATGCTTCTTCCGAGTCTTCCTCCGATCCGCTCCTGCGAAAACTCGAAGACGCCATCCATCGGATCATTGTTCGCCGTTCGGCGCCCGATTGGCTCCCTTTCCTACCCGGATCCTCTTATTGGGTCCCGCCTCCCACGTCGCAATCATACGGCCTTGCTCAGATTGTTGAGAAATTGGCTAATCCTTTGACCCCGGAGGAGTCCTTGTCCACCACCACCGTACGAGGTTGGCCTTCTTCCGAGTATTTCATCAAAG GTGGATCCCCCCATCCGGTGGAGGTAGAGATGAAATCGAATGCTTCATCTAAATCCGAGGAAGAAGGATGA
- the LOC108489075 gene encoding 7-dehydrocholesterol reductase, whose amino-acid sequence MAAAPETKTVHSPALTYFSMLSLLSLCPPFVILLWYTMVHADGSVVQTRNYLKQHGLQGFIDIWPRPTAIAWKIIFVYGAFEAALQLLLPGKRVEGPVSPTGNRPVYKANGMAAYFVTLVTYISLWWFEIFNPTVVYDHLGEIYSALIFGSLIFCVFLYIKGHVAPSSTDSGSSGNLIIDFYWGMELYPRIGKNFDIKVFTNCRFGMMSWAVLAVTYCIKQYELNGKVSDSMLVNTTLMLVYVTKFFWWEAGYWNTMDIAHDRAGFYICWGCLVWVPSVYTSPGMYLVNHPVNLGMQLALYILVAGILCIYINYDCDRQRQEFRRTNGKCKIWGKAPSKIEATYTTTSGETKTSLLLTSGWWGLARHFHYVPEILAAFFWTVPALFNHFLPYFYVVFLTILLFDRAKRDDDRCRSKYGKYWKLYCNKAPYKIIPGIY is encoded by the exons ATGGCAGCAGCTCCAGAAACAAAGACCGTTCATTCACCAGCACTCACTTATTTCTCCATGTTATCCTTGCTCTCACTTTGCCCACCTTTTGTTATCCTACT ATGGTATACGATGGTACATGCTGATGGATCCGTTGTTCAAACTCGGAATTATCTCAAGCAGCATGGATTGCAAGGTTTTATAGATATATGGCCAAGACCCACTGCAATTGCttggaaaattatttttgtttatgGAGCATTTGAAGCAGCACTTCAATTGCTTCTCCCTGGAAAGAGGGTTGAGGGTCCGGTATCTCCCACTGGTAACCGACCTGTTTACAAG GCGAATGGTATGGCAGCGTACTTTGTGACATTGGTTACCTATATTAGTCTTTGGTG GTTTGAGATTTTCAACCCCACGGTTGTTTACGATCATTTGGGAGAAATATATTCAGCACTCATCTTTGGAAGCTTGATCTTTTGTGTTTTCTTATACATTAAA GGTCATGTGGCACCTTCTTCTACAGATTCTGGGTCATCGGGGAACTTGATAATTGATTTCTACTGG GGCATGGAGCTGTATCCACGAATTGGAAAAAACTTCGACATCAAAGTCTTTACAAATTGCAGATTCGGGATGATGTCTTGGGCTGTTCTCGCTGTCACCTATTGCATAAAGCAG TATGAACTCAATGGGAAAGTTTCAGATTCAATGCTTGTGAATACGACATTGATGCTTGTGTATGTTACAAAGTTCTTTTGGTGGGAAGCTGGTTACTGGAACACAATGGACATTGCACACGATCGAG CTGGATTCTATATTTGCTGGGGTTGCTTGGTTTGGGTTCCATCCGTGTATACTTCACCAGGGATGTACCTTGTCAACCATCCGGTAAACCTTGGAATGCAG CTTGCACTATATATTCTTGTCGCTGGCATTCTTTGCATATATATCAACTATGATTGTGATAGGCAAAGACAAGAATTTCGCAGAACAAATGGCAAATGCAAAATTTGGGGAAAAGCTCCATCAAAG ATTGAAGCCACCTACACAACAACATCCGGGGAAACCAAAACCAGCCTTCTTTTAACATCGGGATG GTGGGGTTTGGCTCGTCATTTCCATTACGTGCCAGAAATATTAGCTGCATTCTTTTGGACTGTTCCGGCTTTATTCAACCAT TTTCTGCCATACTTCTATGTCGTGTTTCTTACCATCCTCTTATTCGACCGAGCCAAAAGGGATGATGACCGGTGCCGGTCCAA ATATGGTAAGTACTGGAAACTATACTGCAACAAGGCTCCCTATAAGATCATTCCTGGAATTTACTGA
- the LOC108489074 gene encoding V-type proton ATPase catalytic subunit A: MPAVYGSRLTTFEDSEKESEYGYVRKVSGPVVVADGMAGAAMYELVRVGHDNLIGEIIRLEGDSATIQVYEETAGLMVNDPVLRTHKPLSVELGPGILGNIFDGIQRPLKTIAKRSGDVYIPRGVSVPALDKDALWDFQPKKIGEGDLLTGGDLYATVFENSLMQHHVALPPDAMGKITYIAPPGQYSLKDTVLELEFQGVKKQFTMLQTWPVRTPRPVATKLAADTPLLTGQRVLDALFPSVLGGTCAIPGAFGCGKTVISQALSKYSNSDAVLYVGCGERGNEMAEVLMDFPQLTMTLPDGREESVMKRTTLVANTSNMPVAAREASIYTGITIAEYFRDMGYNVSMMADSTSRWAEALREISGRLAEMPADSGYPAYLAARLASFYERAGKVKCLGGPERTGSVTIVGAVSPPGGDFSDPVTSATLSIVQVFWGLDKKLAQRKHFPSVNWLISYSKYSGALESFYDKFDPDFISIRTKAREVLQREDDLNEIVQLVGKDALAETDKITLETAKLLREDYLAQNAFTPYDKFCPFYKSVWMMRNIVHFNALANQAVEKAAGMDGQKITYSLIKHRLGDLFYRLVSQKFEDPAEGEEALVAKFKKLNEDLTAGFRALEDETR, translated from the exons ATGCCGGCAGTTTACGGATCCAGATTGACAACTTTCGAGGATTCAGAGAAAGAGAGCGAATACGGTTATGTTCGTAAG GTGTCTGGACCAGTCGTCGTTGCTGATGGAATGGCTGGTGCTGCTATGTATGAATTAGTCCGTGTTGGACATGATAATCTAATTGGTGAAATTATTCGGTTGGAAGGAGACTCTGCTACAATCCAAG TTTATGAAGAAACAGCTGGCCTGATGGTTAATGATCCAGTTCTGCGGACACACAAG CCCCTGTCTGTTGAGTTGGGACCAGGAATATTGGGAAACATTTTTGATGGCATTCAG AGGCCTTTGAAAACTATTGCCAAAAGATCGGGTGATGTATATATCCCTAGAGGAGTTTCTGTCCCGGCTCTTGACAAAGATGCTCTTTGGGACTTTCAGCCTAAAAAAATCG GTGAGGGAGACCTTCTAACTGGTGGAGACTTGTATGCT ACCGTCTTTGAAAACAGTTTGATGCAACATCATGTTGCCCTGCCTCCTGATGCAATGGGAAAGATAACTTACATTGCTCCTCCTGGTCAATATTCTTTGAAG GATACTGTGCTGGAACTTGAGTTTCAAGGTGTCAAAAAGCAATTCACCATGCTTCAG ACATGGCCTGTACGTACACCTAGACCTGTTGCGACAAAACTTGCTGCAGATACCCCTCTGCTTACTGGCCAG CGTGTTCTTGATGCTCTATTCCCCTCGGTTCTTGGTGGAACTTGTGCTATTCCTGGTGCTTTTGGCTGTGGCAAAACTGTGATTAGTCAAGCTCTTTCTAAG TACTCGAATTCTGATGCTGTTCTCTATGTTGGTTGTGGGGAGCGTGGAAATGAAATGGCTGAG GTTCTTATGGATTTCCCTCAATTGACAATGACATTGCCTGATGGTCGTGAAGAATCTGTCATGAAGCGCACAACACTTGTGGCTAACACTTCTAACATGCCTGTGGCAGCTCGTGAAGCCTCGATTTACACGG GGATCACTATAGCTGAATACTTCAGAGATATGGGCTACAATGTTAGTATGATGGCAGACTCAACATCTCGATGGGCCGAAGCATTGCGTGAAATTTCTGGACGGCTG GCAGAAATGCCTGCTGATAGTGGATATCCCGCTTATCTGGCTGCTAGATTAGCCTCATTTTATGAACGTGCTGGTAAAGTTAAATGCCTTGGTGGGCCAGAACGTACAGGTAGTGTGACAATTGTTGGTGCTGTTTCTCCTCCTGGAGGAGATTTCTCTGACCCTGTGACATCTGCGACCCTCAGTATTGTCCAG GTTTTCTGGGGTCTTGACAAGAAACTTGCTCAGAGGAAGCATTTCCCTTCTGTCAACTGGCTTATTTCATACTCAAAGTACTCGGGG GCACTGGAATCTTTCTATGACAAATTTGATCCCGACTTTATTAGCATTAGGACTAAGGCCCGAGAAGTGCTTCAGAGGGAAGatgatttgaatgaaattgtcCAG CTTGTAGGAAAGGATGCTCTAGCTGAAACGGATAAGATAACACTAGAAACTGCTAAACTTTTAAGGGAAGATTATCTTGCTCAGAATGCTTTTACTCC ATATGACAAGTTCTGTCCATTCTACAAGTCTGTTTGGATGATGCGCAATATTGTTCATTTCAATGCTTTGGCCAACCAG GCAGTGGAGAAAGCTGCCGGGATGGACGGTCAGAAGATAACATACAGTCTTATCAAGCATCGTCTAGGAGATCTCTTTTATCGTTTAGT GTCCCAAAAATTTGAAGACCCAGCGGAAGGAGAAGAAGCCCTGGTGGCAAAATTCAAAAAGCTTAACGAGGATCTTACGGCTGGTTTCCGTGCATTGGAGGATGAAACTAGGTGA
- the LOC108489718 gene encoding uncharacterized protein LOC108489718 isoform X1: protein MPTGYSKSPLELLNSSHQSKVLKAAIFSRFVLLILSILWRTLLAPYDTSAPLNPNCLRNPSPPLPPPLLPSLGSAIENGVVWDSVYFVRIAQCGYEYEQFYAFLPLLPACIFVFSQTVFAPLVPIIGYRAVLALSGYVVCNVAFIFTAIYLYRLSVIILKDPNAALQASVLFCFNPASIFYSSIYSESLYALFSVGGCYYLLSRANNIAVLWLALSGFARSNGVLNAGYFGFQAMHQAYDAFYLKKRAFLALWILISGALRCICIFVPFISFQAYGYYNMCLGRSSDEMRPWCKARIPLLYNYIQSHYWGVGFLRYFRFKQLPNFLLASPILSLVVCSIFYYVKSRPEIVRSLGFQASVEEKSSMAVIFSSQKPQRSNDTQFSEKYSSRKQENHNLKSRKKISQGEDLAEGRTVHGSLEKLGYTSAFVLPFILQVGFMAATAFFVMHVQVATRFLSASPSLYWFASLIMTSHKKWGYMIWVYCFAYILLGSLLFSNFYPFT from the exons ATGCCAACAGGATATTCAAAATCGCCATTGGAGCTTCTCAACAGTTCCCACCAATCCAAAGTGCTGAAAGCCGCCATTTTCTCTAGATTTGTTCTTTTAATCCTTTCTATCTTATGGCGCACCCTTCTCGCCCCTTACGACACCTCCGCGCCTCTCAACCCAAATTGCCTCCGTAATCCTTCTCCCCCTCTTCCTCCACCTCTTCTCCCTTCTCTCGGTTCTGCCATCGAGAATGGTGTCGTTTGGGACAGCGTTTATTTCGTCCGGATCGCTCAGTGCGGGTATGAATACGAGCAGTTCTACGCGTTTCTGCCCTTATTGCCTGCTTGTATTTTTGTCTTCTCACAAACAG TTTTCGCGCCATTGGTTCCGATTATCGGTTATAGGGCAGTGTTGGCGCTGTCTGGTTATGTTGTTTGCAATGTGGCGTTTATTTTCACGGCCATTTACCTTTACAG GCTTTCAGTAATTATTTTGAAGGACCCCAATGCTGCATTGCAGGCTTCCGTTTTGTTTTGCTTTAATCCGGCGTCCATATTCTACTCATCAAT ATATTCTGAGAGcttgtatgccttgttttcagtTGGTGGATGCTACTATTTACTATCTCGTGCAAATAATATTGCGGTGCTTTGGCTTGCTCTTTCTGGTTTTGCAAGATCTAATGGAGTGCTCAATGCTGGTTATTTTGGGTTTCAGGCAATGCATCAGGCTTATGATGCTTTTTATCTGAAAAAGCGTGCTTTT TTGGCATTGTGGATTCTTATAAGTGGAGCACTGCGTTGTATCTGCATTTTTGTTCCCTTTATTTCTTTTCAAGCATATGGCTACTACAATATGTGTCTAGGACGTTCTTCCGATGAAATGAGGCCTTGGTGTAAAGCAAGAATACCTTTGCTATACAATTACATTCAAAGTCATTATTG GGGAGTGGGATTCTTGAGATACTTCAGATTTAAACAACTGCCAAACTTTCTATTGGCATCTCCAATACTGTCTTTGGTAGTTTGTTCAATCTTCTATTATGTGAAGTCAAGACCTGAAATAGTTCGATCATTGGGTTTTCAAGCTTCAGTTGAGGAGAAAAGTTCCATGGCAGTAATTTTTTCTTCTCAGAAACCACAAAGATCAAACGACACCCAATTTTCAGAGAAATATTCTTCTAGGAAGCAAG AAAATCATAATCTTAAATCGAGGAAGAAAATAAGCCAAGGAGAGGATCTTGCCGAGGGCAGAACGGTTCATGGATCATTAGAGAAGCTAGGATATACATCTGCTTTCGTTCTCCCATTTATCCTACAGGTTGGCTTCATGGCAGCTACAGCATTTTTTGTGATGCATGTCCAG GTGGCAACACGTTTCTTGTCAGCCAGTCCGTCTCTATATTGGTTTGCTTCGTTGATAATGACATCTCATAAGAAATGGGGATATATGATATGGGTATATTGTTTTGCTTATATCCTTCTCGGCAGCTTGCTCTTTTCGAATTTCTACCCTTTCACTTAA
- the LOC108488488 gene encoding uncharacterized protein LOC108488488 — protein MVFLLFNPPSSTPISLSFKLSSSFKPKKISSPASVPIPTAKTIPATDIIIDFGKHKGKMLGTLPSNYLRWVSKNLRAGNYERWAKLADQVLEDPVYKDRIEWEFAENILSGNNAKGITANDESSVSLLLDISERFGWDNEDKDGWSKVKFELLGTSNGGRLPRIGGKNGGNDNGGIREGKEGEKVRCEDGILGNKRMERRQRMRLKKERENTRNKKSWDGSGGDCAGGSVRLERDQGSGKDQTVESFNRFPGREALLKKVLNNRRGFL, from the coding sequence ATGGTTTTCCTACTTTTCAATCCTCCATCTTCTACCCCAATATCTCTTAGTTTTAAACTTTCCTCTTCATTCAAACCCAAAAAAATCTCATCACCAGCTTCGGTTCCAATTCCAACGGCGAAAAcaattccggcaacggatataaTCATAGATTTCGGCAAACACAAAGGTAAGATGCTCGGAACTCTCCCTTCCAATTATCTCCGATGGGTTTCGAAGAACCTCCGTGCCGGAAATTATGAACGGTGGGCGAAGTTAGCTGATCAAGTGCTCGAAGACCCAGTTTATAAGGATAGAATCGAGTGGGAATTTGCTGAGAATATTTTGAGTGGAAACAATGCGAAAGGGATTACGGCTAACGATGAGAGTTCGGTGTCCTTGTTGTTggatattagtgaaagatttggTTGGGATAATGAAGATAAAGATGGTTGGAGTAAAGTTAAGTTCGAGCTTCTTGGGACTAGTAATGGCGGAAGGTTACCGAGAATTGGGGGTAAAAATGGGGGAAACGACAATGGAGGAATTAGGGAAGGTAAAGAAGGGGAGAAAGTGAGATGTGAAGATGGGATTTTAGGGAATAAAAGGATGGAGAGGAGGCAAAGGATGAGGCtgaagaaagaaagagagaataCACGGAATAAGAAGAGTTGGGATGGTTCTGGCGGTGACTGCGCCGGTGGTAGTGTTAGGTTGGAGAGGGATCAAGGGTCTGGTAAAGATCAGACGGTGGAGAGTTTCAATCGATTTCCTGGTCGTGAAGCTCTCTTGAAGAAGGTACTAAATAACCGTAGAGGATTTTTGTGA
- the LOC108486975 gene encoding uncharacterized protein LOC108486975 isoform X1, translating to MARSLCQTVIKLRPFTKPCTSSSRLVSLRTQSSQPNHFDQSDASSESSSDPLLRKLEDAIHRIIVRRSAPDWLPFLPGSSYWVPPPTSQSYGLAQIVEKLANPLTPEESLSTTTVRGWPSSEYFIKGLFSYRHWVSLNKRFRHCFRHITAAEN from the exons ATGGCTCGTTCACTTTGCCAAACCGTAATCAAGCTACGACCCTTCACCAAACCTTGCACATCTTCCTCTCGTCTCGTTTCGTTGCGAACCCAATCGAGCCAACCCAATCATTTCGATCAGTCCGATGCTTCTTCCGAGTCTTCCTCCGATCCGCTCCTGCGAAAACTCGAAGACGCCATCCATCGGATCATTGTTCGCCGTTCGGCGCCCGATTGGCTCCCTTTCCTACCCGGATCCTCTTATTGGGTCCCGCCTCCCACGTCGCAATCATACGGCCTTGCTCAGATTGTTGAGAAATTGGCTAATCCTTTGACCCCGGAGGAGTCCTTGTCCACCACCACCGTACGAGGTTGGCCTTCTTCCGAGTATTTCATCAAAG GTTTATTTAGTTACCGGCATTGGGTATCTTTGAATAAGAGATTTCGCCATTGTTTTAGGCATATTACGGCGGCTGAAAATTAG
- the LOC108487011 gene encoding kelch repeat-containing protein At3g27220: protein MVRLTGKQQHTPGTIRFLLICIGIGLLLIGLIADIFWASSSRFKLSSLSISHSSDFPATFPLMFTEPLNSSANQKPKEKNVKEKSKDGRVLSATFADLPAPQLKWEKMAPAPVPRLDGAAIQIKNLLFVFAGYGTIDHVHSHVDIYNFTDNTWGGRFDMPKEMAHSHLGMVTDGRYIYIVTGQYGPQCRGPTAHTFILDTETKKWSDMPPLPVPRYAPATQLWRGRLHVMGGSKENRHTPGLEHWSLAVKDGKALETEWRNEIPIPRGGPHRACVVFKDHLYVIGGQEGDFMAKPGSPIFKCSRRMEVVYSDVYMLDDEMKWKTLPPMPKPDSHIEFAWAIVNNSLVIAGGTTEKHPITKKMILVGEVFQFNLDTLEWSVIGKLPYRVKTTLVGFWQEYLYFTSGQRDRGPDDPAPRKVIGEMWRTKLKLNP, encoded by the exons ATGGTGAGGCTAACAGGGAAGCAGCAGCATACACCGGGAACAATAAGATTTCTGTTGATATGCATTGGTATCGGTCTTTTATTGATCGGTCTCATTGCCGATATTTTCTGGGCTTCATCTTCTCGTTTCAAGCTTTCATCTCTTTCGATTTCTCATTCATCTGATTTTCCCGCTACATTTCCGTTAATGTTCACTGAGCCTCTTAATTCGTCGGCAAACCAAAaacccaag GAGAAGAATGTTAAAGAAAAGAGTAAAGATGGTAGAGTTTTATCGGCTACTTTTGCTGATTTGCCTGCTCCTCAACTTAAATGGGAAAAGATGGCGCCTGCTCCTGTTCCTCGTTTAGATGGTGCTGCTATTCAGATTAAGAATCTTCTTTTTGTATTTGCTGGCTATGGTACCATTGATCAT GTGCATTCACATGTTGATATATACAATTTTACGGATAATACATGGGGAGGAAGATTTGATATGCCAAAAGAAATGGCACACTCACATTTAGGCATGGTGACGGATGGGCGATACATTTACATAGTCACTGGACAATACGGTCCTCAATGCAGAGGGCCTACAGCTCACACATTTATTCTTGATACTGAAACAAAGAAATGGAGTGACATGCCCCCTTTGCCTGTCCCTAG GTATGCACCAGCCACTCAACTTTGGAGAGGTAGACTTCATGTGATGGGTGGAAGCAAGGAGAATAGGCATACACCCGGATTAGAGCACTGGAGTCTCGCTGTAAAGGATGGGAAAGCGTTAGAAACGGAATGGAGGAATGAAATACCCATTCCACGGGGTGGACCTCATAG GGCCTGTGTTGTGTTTAAAGATCATCTTTATGTTATTGGCGGTCAAGAGGGTGATTTTATGGCCAAACCTGGATCGCCTATTTTTAAATGCTCTCGAAGGATGGAG GTGGTATATAGTGACGTATACATGCTGGATGACGAAATGAAGTGGAAAACGTTACCTCCGATGCCAAAACCAGATTCACATATCGAATTTGCTTGGGCTATTGTTAACAATTCTCTGGTTATTGCTGGAGGCACAACCGAGAAACACCCTATAACAAAAAAGATGATTCTGGTTGGAGAAGTGTTTCAGTTTAATCTAGATACACTG GAGTGGTCTGTGATCGGAAAACTTCCTTACCGAGTGAAGACCACACTTGTCGGATTCTGGCAAGAATATTTGTATTTCACGTCCGGGCAACGAGACAGAGGTCCGGATGATCCGGCACCGAGGAAAGTGATCGGAGAAATGTGGAGAACGAAGTTAAAACTGAACCCGTAA